A stretch of the Macaca mulatta isolate MMU2019108-1 chromosome 14, T2T-MMU8v2.0, whole genome shotgun sequence genome encodes the following:
- the ACTN3 gene encoding alpha-actinin-3 isoform X11, with amino-acid sequence MMMVMQPEGLGAREGPFAGSGGGGEYMEQEEDWDRDLLLDPAWEKQQRKTFTAWCNSHLRKAGTQIENIEDDFRNGLKLMLLLEVISGERLPRPDKGKMRFHKIANVNKALDFIASKGVKLVSIGAEEIVDGNLKMTLGMIWTIILRFAIQDISVEETSAKEGLLLWCQRKTAPYRNVNVQNFHTSWKDGLALCALIHRHRPDLIDYAKLRKDDPIGNLNTAFEVAEKYLDIPKMLDAEDIVNTPKPDEKAIMTYVSCFYHAFAGAEQAETAANRICKVLAVNQENEKLMEEYEKLASELLEWIRRTIPWLENRVGEPSMSAMQRKLEDFRDYRRLHKPPRVQEKCQLEINFNTLQTKLRLSHRPAFMPSEGKLVSDIANAWRGLEQVEKGYEDWLLSEIRRLQRLQHLAEKFRQKASLHEAWTRGKEEMLSQRDYDSASLQEVRALLRRHEAFESDLAAHQDRVEHIAALAQELNELDYHEAASVNSRCQAICDQWDNLGTLTQKRRDALERMEKLLETIDQLQLEFARRAAPFNNWLDGAVEDLQDVWLVHSVEETQVRKLVPSRDQTLQEELARQQVNERLRRQFAAQANAIGPWIQAKVEEVGRLAAGLAGSLEEQMAGLRQQEQNIINYKTNIDRLEGDHQLLQESLVFDNKHTVYSMEHIRVGWEQLLTSIARTINEVENQVLTRDAKGLSQEQLNEFRASFNHFDRKRNGMMEPDDFRACLISMGYDLGEVEFARIMTMVDPNAAGVVTFQAFIDFMTRETAETDTAEQVVASFKILAGDKNYITPEELRRELPAEQAEYCIRRMVPYKGSGAPAGALDYVAFSSALYGESDL; translated from the exons ATGATGATGGTTATGCAGCCCGAGGGTCTGGGGGCCAGGGAGGGGCCCTTCGCGGGCAGCGGCGGGGGCGGCGAGTACATGGAACAGGAGGAGGACTGGGACCGCGACCTGCTGCTGGACCCGGCCTGGGAGAAGCAGCAGCGGAAA ACCTTCACTGCCTGGTGCAACTCACACCTGCGCAAAGCGGGCACCCAGATTGAGAACATCGAGGACGATTTCCGCAATGGCCTCAAACTCATGCTGCTCCTGGAGGTCATTTCAG GAGAGAGGCTGCCCAGGCCAGATAAAGGCAAGATGCGCTTCCACAAAATCGCCAACGTTAACAAGGCCCTGGACTTCATTGCCAGCAAGGGGGTTAAGCTGGTGTCCATTGGTGCTGAAG AGATCGTCGACGGGAACCTGAAGATGACCCTGGGCATGATCTGGACCATCATCCTTCGCTTCGCCATCCAGGACATCTCTGTGGAAG AAACCTCGGCCAAGGAAGGCTTGCTTCTGTGGTGCCAGAGGAAGACAGCACCGTACCGCAACGTCAACGTGCAGAATTTCCACACCAG CTGGAAGGATGGCCTGGCCCTCTGTGCCCTCATCCACCGACACCGCCCCGACCTCATCGACTACGCCAAACTGCGAAAG GATGACCCCATCGGCAACCTGAACACTGCCTTCGAGGTGGCAGAGAAGTACCTGGACATCCCCAAGATGTTGGATGCAGAAG ACATTGTGAACACCCCAAAGCCGGATGAGAAGGCCATCATGACCTATGTGTCCTGCTTCTACCATGCCTTTGCCGGGGCTGAGCAG GCAGAGACAGCTGCCAACAGGATCTGCAAGGTGCTGGCGGTGAACCAGGAAAACGAGAAGCTGATGGAGGAGTATGAGAAGCTTGCCAGTGAG CTGCTGGAGTGGATCCGCCGCACCATCCCATGGCTGGAGAACCGTGTGGGCGAGCCCAGCATGAGTGCCATGCAGCGCAAGCTAGAGGACTTTCGGGACTATCGGCGTCTGCACAAGCCGCCCCGCGTTCAAGAAAAGTGCCAGCTGGAGATCAACTTCAACACACTGCAGACCAAGTTGCGGCTCAGCCACCGGCCTGCCTTCATGCCCTCCGAGGGCAAGCTGGTCTCG GACATCGCCAATGCCTGGCGGGGGCTGGAGCAGGTGGAAAAGGGCTATGAAGACTGGCTGCTCTCGGAGATCCGACGCCTGCAGCGACTCCAGCACCTGGCCGAGAAGTTCCGGCAGAAGGCCTCCCTGCACGAAGCCTGGACCCGGG GGAAGGAGGAGATGCTGAGCCAGCGCGACTACGATTCGGCTTCGCTACAGGAGGTGCGGGCGTTGCTGCGGCGCCACGAGGCCTTTGAGAGCGACCTGGCGGCGCACCAGGACCGCGTGGAGCACATTGCCGCGCTGGCCCAGGAGCTCAA TGAGCTGGACTACCATGAGGCAGCCTCAGTGAACAGCCGCTGCCAGGCCATCTGCGATCAGTGGGACAACCTGGGCACCCTGACCCAGAAGAGGCGGGATGCACtagag CGGATGGAGAAGCTCCTGGAGACCATCGACCAGCTTCAACTGGAGTTCGCCCGGCGGGCCGCACCCTTCAACAACTGGCTGGACGGTGCCGTGGAGGACCTGCAGGACGTGTGGCTGGTACACTCTGTGGAGGAGACCCAG GTCCGAAAGCTGGTGCCTAGCCGTGATCAGACACTGCAGGAGGAGCTGGCACGGCAGCAGGTAAATGAGAGGCTCCGGCGACAGTTTGCGGCCCAGGCCAATGCCATTGGACCCTGGATCCAGGCGAAGGTGGAG GAAGTGGGGCGGCTGGCAGCAGGGCTAGCCGGCTCTCTGGAGGAGCAGATGGCTGGGCTACGGCAGCAGGAGCAGAACATTATCAACTACAAGACTAACATTGACCGGCTAGAGGGTGACCACCAGCTGCTGCAGGAGAGCCTGGTGTTCGACAATAAGCACACCGTCTACAGCATGGAG CACATCCGCGTGGGCTGGGAGCAGCTGCTCACCTCTATCGCCCGCACCATCAATGAAGTGGAGAACCAGGTACTGACCCGAGATGCCAAGGGGCTGAGCCAGGAGCAGCTCAACGAGTTCCGAGCATCCTTCAACCACTTTGACCGG AAGAGGAATGGGATGATGGAGCCTGATGACTTCCGAGCTTGCCTCATCTCCATGGGCTATGACCTG GGGGAAGTGGAGTTTGCTCGCATCATGACCATGGTGGACCCCAACGCAGCTGGGGTGGTGACCTTCCAGGCCTTCATAGACTTCATGACCCGAGAGACAGCCGAGACTGACACGGCTGAGCAAGTTGTGGCCTCCTTCAAGATCCTGGCAGGAGACAAG AACTACATCACCCCCGAGGAGCTGCGACGCGAGCTCCCCGCCGAGCAGGCCGAGTACTGCATCCGCCGTATGGTGCCCTACAAGGGATCCGGGGCCCCAGCTGGAGCCCTGGACTACGTGGCCTTCTCCAGTGCCCTCTATGGGGAGAGCGACCTCTGA
- the ACTN3 gene encoding alpha-actinin-3 isoform X12 yields MMMVMQPEGLGAREGPFAGSGGGGEYMEQEEDWDRDLLLDPAWEKQQRKTFTAWCNSHLRKAGTQIENIEDDFRNGLKLMLLLEVISGERLPRPDKGKMRFHKIANVNKALDFIASKGVKLVSIGAEEIVDGNLKMTLGMIWTIILRFAIQDISVEETSAKEGLLLWCQRKTAPYRNVNVQNFHTSWKDGLALCALIHRHRPDLIDYAKLRKDDPIGNLNTAFEVAEKYLDIPKMLDAEDIVNTPKPDEKAIMTYVSCFYHAFAGAEQAETAANRICKVLAVNQENEKLMEEYEKLASELLEWIRRTIPWLENRVGEPSMSAMQRKLEDFRDYRRLHKPPRVQEKCQLEINFNTLQTKLRLSHRPAFMPSEGKLVSDIANAWRGLEQVEKGYEDWLLSEIRRLQRLQHLAEKFRQKASLHEAWTRGKEEMLSQRDYDSASLQEVRALLRRHEAFESDLAAHQDRVEHIAALAQELNELDYHEAASVNSRCQAICDQWDNLGTLTQKRRDALERMEKLLETIDQLQLEFARRAAPFNNWLDGAVEDLQDVWLVHSVEETQVRKLVPSRDQTLQEELARQQVNERLRRQFAAQANAIGPWIQAKVEEVGRLAAGLAGSLEEQMAGLRQQEQNIINYKTNIDRLEGDHQLLQESLVFDNKHTVYSMEHIRVGWEQLLTSIARTINEVENQVLTRDAKGLSQEQLNEFRASFNHFDRGEVEFARIMTMVDPNAAGVVTFQAFIDFMTRETAETDTAEQVVASFKILAGDKNYITPEELRRELPAEQAEYCIRRMVPYKGSGAPAGALDYVAFSSALYGESDL; encoded by the exons ATGATGATGGTTATGCAGCCCGAGGGTCTGGGGGCCAGGGAGGGGCCCTTCGCGGGCAGCGGCGGGGGCGGCGAGTACATGGAACAGGAGGAGGACTGGGACCGCGACCTGCTGCTGGACCCGGCCTGGGAGAAGCAGCAGCGGAAA ACCTTCACTGCCTGGTGCAACTCACACCTGCGCAAAGCGGGCACCCAGATTGAGAACATCGAGGACGATTTCCGCAATGGCCTCAAACTCATGCTGCTCCTGGAGGTCATTTCAG GAGAGAGGCTGCCCAGGCCAGATAAAGGCAAGATGCGCTTCCACAAAATCGCCAACGTTAACAAGGCCCTGGACTTCATTGCCAGCAAGGGGGTTAAGCTGGTGTCCATTGGTGCTGAAG AGATCGTCGACGGGAACCTGAAGATGACCCTGGGCATGATCTGGACCATCATCCTTCGCTTCGCCATCCAGGACATCTCTGTGGAAG AAACCTCGGCCAAGGAAGGCTTGCTTCTGTGGTGCCAGAGGAAGACAGCACCGTACCGCAACGTCAACGTGCAGAATTTCCACACCAG CTGGAAGGATGGCCTGGCCCTCTGTGCCCTCATCCACCGACACCGCCCCGACCTCATCGACTACGCCAAACTGCGAAAG GATGACCCCATCGGCAACCTGAACACTGCCTTCGAGGTGGCAGAGAAGTACCTGGACATCCCCAAGATGTTGGATGCAGAAG ACATTGTGAACACCCCAAAGCCGGATGAGAAGGCCATCATGACCTATGTGTCCTGCTTCTACCATGCCTTTGCCGGGGCTGAGCAG GCAGAGACAGCTGCCAACAGGATCTGCAAGGTGCTGGCGGTGAACCAGGAAAACGAGAAGCTGATGGAGGAGTATGAGAAGCTTGCCAGTGAG CTGCTGGAGTGGATCCGCCGCACCATCCCATGGCTGGAGAACCGTGTGGGCGAGCCCAGCATGAGTGCCATGCAGCGCAAGCTAGAGGACTTTCGGGACTATCGGCGTCTGCACAAGCCGCCCCGCGTTCAAGAAAAGTGCCAGCTGGAGATCAACTTCAACACACTGCAGACCAAGTTGCGGCTCAGCCACCGGCCTGCCTTCATGCCCTCCGAGGGCAAGCTGGTCTCG GACATCGCCAATGCCTGGCGGGGGCTGGAGCAGGTGGAAAAGGGCTATGAAGACTGGCTGCTCTCGGAGATCCGACGCCTGCAGCGACTCCAGCACCTGGCCGAGAAGTTCCGGCAGAAGGCCTCCCTGCACGAAGCCTGGACCCGGG GGAAGGAGGAGATGCTGAGCCAGCGCGACTACGATTCGGCTTCGCTACAGGAGGTGCGGGCGTTGCTGCGGCGCCACGAGGCCTTTGAGAGCGACCTGGCGGCGCACCAGGACCGCGTGGAGCACATTGCCGCGCTGGCCCAGGAGCTCAA TGAGCTGGACTACCATGAGGCAGCCTCAGTGAACAGCCGCTGCCAGGCCATCTGCGATCAGTGGGACAACCTGGGCACCCTGACCCAGAAGAGGCGGGATGCACtagag CGGATGGAGAAGCTCCTGGAGACCATCGACCAGCTTCAACTGGAGTTCGCCCGGCGGGCCGCACCCTTCAACAACTGGCTGGACGGTGCCGTGGAGGACCTGCAGGACGTGTGGCTGGTACACTCTGTGGAGGAGACCCAG GTCCGAAAGCTGGTGCCTAGCCGTGATCAGACACTGCAGGAGGAGCTGGCACGGCAGCAGGTAAATGAGAGGCTCCGGCGACAGTTTGCGGCCCAGGCCAATGCCATTGGACCCTGGATCCAGGCGAAGGTGGAG GAAGTGGGGCGGCTGGCAGCAGGGCTAGCCGGCTCTCTGGAGGAGCAGATGGCTGGGCTACGGCAGCAGGAGCAGAACATTATCAACTACAAGACTAACATTGACCGGCTAGAGGGTGACCACCAGCTGCTGCAGGAGAGCCTGGTGTTCGACAATAAGCACACCGTCTACAGCATGGAG CACATCCGCGTGGGCTGGGAGCAGCTGCTCACCTCTATCGCCCGCACCATCAATGAAGTGGAGAACCAGGTACTGACCCGAGATGCCAAGGGGCTGAGCCAGGAGCAGCTCAACGAGTTCCGAGCATCCTTCAACCACTTTGACCGG GGGGAAGTGGAGTTTGCTCGCATCATGACCATGGTGGACCCCAACGCAGCTGGGGTGGTGACCTTCCAGGCCTTCATAGACTTCATGACCCGAGAGACAGCCGAGACTGACACGGCTGAGCAAGTTGTGGCCTCCTTCAAGATCCTGGCAGGAGACAAG AACTACATCACCCCCGAGGAGCTGCGACGCGAGCTCCCCGCCGAGCAGGCCGAGTACTGCATCCGCCGTATGGTGCCCTACAAGGGATCCGGGGCCCCAGCTGGAGCCCTGGACTACGTGGCCTTCTCCAGTGCCCTCTATGGGGAGAGCGACCTCTGA
- the ACTN3 gene encoding alpha-actinin-3 isoform X9, giving the protein MMMVMQPEGLGAREGPFAGSGGGGEYMEQEEDWDRDLLLDPAWEKQQRKTFTAWCNSHLRKAGTQIENIEDDFRNGLKLMLLLEVISGERLPRPDKGKMRFHKIANVNKALDFIASKGVKLVSIGAEEIVDGNLKMTLGMIWTIILRFAIQDISVEETSAKEGLLLWCQRKTAPYRNVNVQNFHTSWKDGLALCALIHRHRPDLIDYAKLRKDDPIGNLNTAFEVAEKYLDIPKMLDAEDIVNTPKPDEKAIMTYVSCFYHAFAGAEQAETAANRICKVLAVNQENEKLMEEYEKLASELLEWIRRTIPWLENRVGEPSMSAMQRKLEDFRDYRRLHKPPRVQEKCQLEINFNTLQTKLRLSHRPAFMPSEGKLVSDIANAWRGLEQVEKGYEDWLLSEIRRLQRLQHLAEKFRQKASLHEAWTRGKEEMLSQRDYDSASLQEVRALLRRHEAFESDLAAHQDRVEHIAALAQELNELDYHEAASVNSRCQAICDQWDNLGTLTQKRRDALERMEKLLETIDQLQLEFARRAAPFNNWLDGAVEDLQDVWLVHSVEETQVRKLVPSRDQTLQEELARQQVNERLRRQFAAQANAIGPWIQAKVEEVGRLAAGLAGSLEEQMAGLRQQEQNIINYKTNIDRLEGDHQLLQESLVFDNKHTVYSMEHIRVGWEQLLTSIARTINEVENQVLTRDAKGLSQEQLNEFRASFNHFDRKRNGMMEPDDFRACLISMGYDLVSAPQPLPRSPKGEVEFARIMTMVDPNAAGVVTFQAFIDFMTRETAETDTAEQVVASFKILAGDKNYITPEELRRELPAEQAEYCIRRMVPYKGSGAPAGALDYVAFSSALYGESDL; this is encoded by the exons ATGATGATGGTTATGCAGCCCGAGGGTCTGGGGGCCAGGGAGGGGCCCTTCGCGGGCAGCGGCGGGGGCGGCGAGTACATGGAACAGGAGGAGGACTGGGACCGCGACCTGCTGCTGGACCCGGCCTGGGAGAAGCAGCAGCGGAAA ACCTTCACTGCCTGGTGCAACTCACACCTGCGCAAAGCGGGCACCCAGATTGAGAACATCGAGGACGATTTCCGCAATGGCCTCAAACTCATGCTGCTCCTGGAGGTCATTTCAG GAGAGAGGCTGCCCAGGCCAGATAAAGGCAAGATGCGCTTCCACAAAATCGCCAACGTTAACAAGGCCCTGGACTTCATTGCCAGCAAGGGGGTTAAGCTGGTGTCCATTGGTGCTGAAG AGATCGTCGACGGGAACCTGAAGATGACCCTGGGCATGATCTGGACCATCATCCTTCGCTTCGCCATCCAGGACATCTCTGTGGAAG AAACCTCGGCCAAGGAAGGCTTGCTTCTGTGGTGCCAGAGGAAGACAGCACCGTACCGCAACGTCAACGTGCAGAATTTCCACACCAG CTGGAAGGATGGCCTGGCCCTCTGTGCCCTCATCCACCGACACCGCCCCGACCTCATCGACTACGCCAAACTGCGAAAG GATGACCCCATCGGCAACCTGAACACTGCCTTCGAGGTGGCAGAGAAGTACCTGGACATCCCCAAGATGTTGGATGCAGAAG ACATTGTGAACACCCCAAAGCCGGATGAGAAGGCCATCATGACCTATGTGTCCTGCTTCTACCATGCCTTTGCCGGGGCTGAGCAG GCAGAGACAGCTGCCAACAGGATCTGCAAGGTGCTGGCGGTGAACCAGGAAAACGAGAAGCTGATGGAGGAGTATGAGAAGCTTGCCAGTGAG CTGCTGGAGTGGATCCGCCGCACCATCCCATGGCTGGAGAACCGTGTGGGCGAGCCCAGCATGAGTGCCATGCAGCGCAAGCTAGAGGACTTTCGGGACTATCGGCGTCTGCACAAGCCGCCCCGCGTTCAAGAAAAGTGCCAGCTGGAGATCAACTTCAACACACTGCAGACCAAGTTGCGGCTCAGCCACCGGCCTGCCTTCATGCCCTCCGAGGGCAAGCTGGTCTCG GACATCGCCAATGCCTGGCGGGGGCTGGAGCAGGTGGAAAAGGGCTATGAAGACTGGCTGCTCTCGGAGATCCGACGCCTGCAGCGACTCCAGCACCTGGCCGAGAAGTTCCGGCAGAAGGCCTCCCTGCACGAAGCCTGGACCCGGG GGAAGGAGGAGATGCTGAGCCAGCGCGACTACGATTCGGCTTCGCTACAGGAGGTGCGGGCGTTGCTGCGGCGCCACGAGGCCTTTGAGAGCGACCTGGCGGCGCACCAGGACCGCGTGGAGCACATTGCCGCGCTGGCCCAGGAGCTCAA TGAGCTGGACTACCATGAGGCAGCCTCAGTGAACAGCCGCTGCCAGGCCATCTGCGATCAGTGGGACAACCTGGGCACCCTGACCCAGAAGAGGCGGGATGCACtagag CGGATGGAGAAGCTCCTGGAGACCATCGACCAGCTTCAACTGGAGTTCGCCCGGCGGGCCGCACCCTTCAACAACTGGCTGGACGGTGCCGTGGAGGACCTGCAGGACGTGTGGCTGGTACACTCTGTGGAGGAGACCCAG GTCCGAAAGCTGGTGCCTAGCCGTGATCAGACACTGCAGGAGGAGCTGGCACGGCAGCAGGTAAATGAGAGGCTCCGGCGACAGTTTGCGGCCCAGGCCAATGCCATTGGACCCTGGATCCAGGCGAAGGTGGAG GAAGTGGGGCGGCTGGCAGCAGGGCTAGCCGGCTCTCTGGAGGAGCAGATGGCTGGGCTACGGCAGCAGGAGCAGAACATTATCAACTACAAGACTAACATTGACCGGCTAGAGGGTGACCACCAGCTGCTGCAGGAGAGCCTGGTGTTCGACAATAAGCACACCGTCTACAGCATGGAG CACATCCGCGTGGGCTGGGAGCAGCTGCTCACCTCTATCGCCCGCACCATCAATGAAGTGGAGAACCAGGTACTGACCCGAGATGCCAAGGGGCTGAGCCAGGAGCAGCTCAACGAGTTCCGAGCATCCTTCAACCACTTTGACCGG AAGAGGAATGGGATGATGGAGCCTGATGACTTCCGAGCTTGCCTCATCTCCATGGGCTATGACCTGGTGAGTGCCCCCCAGCCCCTTCCCAGGAGTCCCAAA GGGGAAGTGGAGTTTGCTCGCATCATGACCATGGTGGACCCCAACGCAGCTGGGGTGGTGACCTTCCAGGCCTTCATAGACTTCATGACCCGAGAGACAGCCGAGACTGACACGGCTGAGCAAGTTGTGGCCTCCTTCAAGATCCTGGCAGGAGACAAG AACTACATCACCCCCGAGGAGCTGCGACGCGAGCTCCCCGCCGAGCAGGCCGAGTACTGCATCCGCCGTATGGTGCCCTACAAGGGATCCGGGGCCCCAGCTGGAGCCCTGGACTACGTGGCCTTCTCCAGTGCCCTCTATGGGGAGAGCGACCTCTGA
- the ACTN3 gene encoding alpha-actinin-3 isoform X10, translating to MMMVMQPEGLGAREGPFAGSGGGGEYMEQEEDWDRDLLLDPAWEKQQRKTFTAWCNSHLRKAGTQIENIEDDFRNGLKLMLLLEVISGERLPRPDKGKMRFHKIANVNKALDFIASKGVKLVSIGAEEIVDGNLKMTLGMIWTIILRFAIQDISVEETSAKEGLLLWCQRKTAPYRNVNVQNFHTSWKDGLALCALIHRHRPDLIDYAKLRKDDPIGNLNTAFEVAEKYLDIPKMLDAEDIVNTPKPDEKAIMTYVSCFYHAFAGAEQAETAANRICKVLAVNQENEKLMEEYEKLASELLEWIRRTIPWLENRVGEPSMSAMQRKLEDFRDYRRLHKPPRVQEKCQLEINFNTLQTKLRLSHRPAFMPSEGKLVSDIANAWRGLEQVEKGYEDWLLSEIRRLQRLQHLAEKFRQKASLHEAWTRGKEEMLSQRDYDSASLQEVRALLRRHEAFESDLAAHQDRVEHIAALAQELNELDYHEAASVNSRCQAICDQWDNLGTLTQKRRDALERMEKLLETIDQLQLEFARRAAPFNNWLDGAVEDLQDVWLVHSVEETQVRKLVPSRDQTLQEELARQQVNERLRRQFAAQANAIGPWIQAKVEEVGRLAAGLAGSLEEQMAGLRQQEQNIINYKTNIDRLEGDHQLLQESLVFDNKHTVYSMEHIRVGWEQLLTSIARTINEVENQVLTRDAKGLSQEQLNEFRASFNHFDRVSRGLALPSLISTHPLQKRNGMMEPDDFRACLISMGYDLGEVEFARIMTMVDPNAAGVVTFQAFIDFMTRETAETDTAEQVVASFKILAGDKNYITPEELRRELPAEQAEYCIRRMVPYKGSGAPAGALDYVAFSSALYGESDL from the exons ATGATGATGGTTATGCAGCCCGAGGGTCTGGGGGCCAGGGAGGGGCCCTTCGCGGGCAGCGGCGGGGGCGGCGAGTACATGGAACAGGAGGAGGACTGGGACCGCGACCTGCTGCTGGACCCGGCCTGGGAGAAGCAGCAGCGGAAA ACCTTCACTGCCTGGTGCAACTCACACCTGCGCAAAGCGGGCACCCAGATTGAGAACATCGAGGACGATTTCCGCAATGGCCTCAAACTCATGCTGCTCCTGGAGGTCATTTCAG GAGAGAGGCTGCCCAGGCCAGATAAAGGCAAGATGCGCTTCCACAAAATCGCCAACGTTAACAAGGCCCTGGACTTCATTGCCAGCAAGGGGGTTAAGCTGGTGTCCATTGGTGCTGAAG AGATCGTCGACGGGAACCTGAAGATGACCCTGGGCATGATCTGGACCATCATCCTTCGCTTCGCCATCCAGGACATCTCTGTGGAAG AAACCTCGGCCAAGGAAGGCTTGCTTCTGTGGTGCCAGAGGAAGACAGCACCGTACCGCAACGTCAACGTGCAGAATTTCCACACCAG CTGGAAGGATGGCCTGGCCCTCTGTGCCCTCATCCACCGACACCGCCCCGACCTCATCGACTACGCCAAACTGCGAAAG GATGACCCCATCGGCAACCTGAACACTGCCTTCGAGGTGGCAGAGAAGTACCTGGACATCCCCAAGATGTTGGATGCAGAAG ACATTGTGAACACCCCAAAGCCGGATGAGAAGGCCATCATGACCTATGTGTCCTGCTTCTACCATGCCTTTGCCGGGGCTGAGCAG GCAGAGACAGCTGCCAACAGGATCTGCAAGGTGCTGGCGGTGAACCAGGAAAACGAGAAGCTGATGGAGGAGTATGAGAAGCTTGCCAGTGAG CTGCTGGAGTGGATCCGCCGCACCATCCCATGGCTGGAGAACCGTGTGGGCGAGCCCAGCATGAGTGCCATGCAGCGCAAGCTAGAGGACTTTCGGGACTATCGGCGTCTGCACAAGCCGCCCCGCGTTCAAGAAAAGTGCCAGCTGGAGATCAACTTCAACACACTGCAGACCAAGTTGCGGCTCAGCCACCGGCCTGCCTTCATGCCCTCCGAGGGCAAGCTGGTCTCG GACATCGCCAATGCCTGGCGGGGGCTGGAGCAGGTGGAAAAGGGCTATGAAGACTGGCTGCTCTCGGAGATCCGACGCCTGCAGCGACTCCAGCACCTGGCCGAGAAGTTCCGGCAGAAGGCCTCCCTGCACGAAGCCTGGACCCGGG GGAAGGAGGAGATGCTGAGCCAGCGCGACTACGATTCGGCTTCGCTACAGGAGGTGCGGGCGTTGCTGCGGCGCCACGAGGCCTTTGAGAGCGACCTGGCGGCGCACCAGGACCGCGTGGAGCACATTGCCGCGCTGGCCCAGGAGCTCAA TGAGCTGGACTACCATGAGGCAGCCTCAGTGAACAGCCGCTGCCAGGCCATCTGCGATCAGTGGGACAACCTGGGCACCCTGACCCAGAAGAGGCGGGATGCACtagag CGGATGGAGAAGCTCCTGGAGACCATCGACCAGCTTCAACTGGAGTTCGCCCGGCGGGCCGCACCCTTCAACAACTGGCTGGACGGTGCCGTGGAGGACCTGCAGGACGTGTGGCTGGTACACTCTGTGGAGGAGACCCAG GTCCGAAAGCTGGTGCCTAGCCGTGATCAGACACTGCAGGAGGAGCTGGCACGGCAGCAGGTAAATGAGAGGCTCCGGCGACAGTTTGCGGCCCAGGCCAATGCCATTGGACCCTGGATCCAGGCGAAGGTGGAG GAAGTGGGGCGGCTGGCAGCAGGGCTAGCCGGCTCTCTGGAGGAGCAGATGGCTGGGCTACGGCAGCAGGAGCAGAACATTATCAACTACAAGACTAACATTGACCGGCTAGAGGGTGACCACCAGCTGCTGCAGGAGAGCCTGGTGTTCGACAATAAGCACACCGTCTACAGCATGGAG CACATCCGCGTGGGCTGGGAGCAGCTGCTCACCTCTATCGCCCGCACCATCAATGAAGTGGAGAACCAGGTACTGACCCGAGATGCCAAGGGGCTGAGCCAGGAGCAGCTCAACGAGTTCCGAGCATCCTTCAACCACTTTGACCGGGTCAGCAGGGGCCTGGCCCT ACCAAGCCTGATATCCACACACCCCCTACAGAAGAGGAATGGGATGATGGAGCCTGATGACTTCCGAGCTTGCCTCATCTCCATGGGCTATGACCTG GGGGAAGTGGAGTTTGCTCGCATCATGACCATGGTGGACCCCAACGCAGCTGGGGTGGTGACCTTCCAGGCCTTCATAGACTTCATGACCCGAGAGACAGCCGAGACTGACACGGCTGAGCAAGTTGTGGCCTCCTTCAAGATCCTGGCAGGAGACAAG AACTACATCACCCCCGAGGAGCTGCGACGCGAGCTCCCCGCCGAGCAGGCCGAGTACTGCATCCGCCGTATGGTGCCCTACAAGGGATCCGGGGCCCCAGCTGGAGCCCTGGACTACGTGGCCTTCTCCAGTGCCCTCTATGGGGAGAGCGACCTCTGA